A stretch of Helicobacter pylori DNA encodes these proteins:
- a CDS encoding N-acetylmuramoyl-L-alanine amidase family protein, which yields MLVRLGVVACLLWLHFACATTLKITNIVPFGSSSVKILFNQEVKKFKEVPLKNFKSYLELEAVLTIPKKHYQFSKQSFITIAQFSPKLARVVIGYAPKMTYEIKILKDKLYISIVEKKPLVRHKMALKPPKHHALKHTTLKPAPKSIKKEAKKSKETKEKTPTKHAHSKHVHSPLNERSTKKEIPKKEAKNESKNQVFIAEKNDTFIKTKRKKHKKIVLDAGHGGKDCGAMSANLVCEKDIVLEVVKFLHKELKKRGYSVLLTRDKDIYIDLVARTELANKKSADLFISVHANSIPKHSTSNAHGIETYFLSTARSERARKVAEQENKDDVNLMDYFSKSLLLNSLNTQRLIVSNKLAIDVQYGMLQSVRKNYPDVVDGGVREGPFWVLAGALMPSILIEIGYNSHAIESKRIQSKPYQKILAKGIADGIDSFFSKND from the coding sequence GTGCTTGTGAGGTTAGGGGTTGTTGCATGTCTTTTGTGGTTGCATTTTGCTTGTGCTACAACCCTTAAAATCACCAACATTGTGCCTTTTGGCTCTAGCAGTGTTAAGATTCTGTTCAATCAAGAAGTTAAAAAATTCAAAGAAGTTCCGCTCAAAAATTTCAAGAGTTATTTGGAATTAGAAGCCGTTTTAACCATTCCTAAAAAGCATTACCAATTCTCCAAGCAATCTTTCATCACGATCGCGCAATTCAGCCCTAAGTTAGCACGAGTGGTTATCGGCTATGCTCCTAAGATGACTTATGAGATTAAAATCCTTAAAGACAAGCTCTATATTTCTATCGTGGAGAAAAAACCCTTAGTTAGGCACAAAATGGCGCTAAAACCACCCAAACACCATGCACTCAAACACACAACGCTAAAACCCGCCCCTAAGTCCATTAAAAAAGAGGCTAAAAAGTCTAAAGAGACCAAAGAAAAAACGCCAACTAAGCATGCACACTCAAAGCATGTGCACTCTCCATTGAACGAAAGGAGCACTAAAAAAGAAATTCCTAAAAAAGAAGCAAAAAATGAGAGCAAGAACCAAGTCTTTATAGCAGAAAAAAATGATACTTTCATCAAAACCAAGCGTAAAAAACACAAAAAGATCGTTTTGGACGCTGGGCATGGGGGGAAAGATTGCGGGGCGATGAGCGCGAATTTGGTGTGTGAAAAAGACATTGTTTTAGAAGTGGTGAAGTTTTTACACAAAGAGCTTAAAAAAAGAGGCTATAGCGTTTTATTGACAAGGGATAAGGATATTTATATTGATTTAGTGGCTCGCACGGAATTAGCCAATAAAAAAAGCGCAGATTTATTCATCTCAGTGCATGCCAATTCCATCCCCAAGCATTCCACCTCTAACGCTCATGGTATAGAGACTTATTTTTTATCCACCGCAAGGAGTGAAAGGGCTAGGAAAGTGGCTGAGCAAGAAAATAAAGACGATGTGAATTTAATGGATTATTTTTCTAAAAGTTTGCTTTTAAATTCATTGAACACGCAGCGACTGATTGTTTCTAACAAACTGGCGATTGATGTGCAATACGGCATGCTCCAAAGTGTCCGCAAAAATTACCCTGATGTGGTGGATGGGGGTGTTAGGGAGGGGCCTTTTTGGGTGTTAGCCGGGGCTTTAATGCCTTCAATTTTAATAGAAATTGGTTATAATTCCCATGCGATAGAATCTAAACGCATCCAAAGCAAACCGTATCAAAAGATCTTGGCTAAGGGCATTGCTGATGGCATTGATAGTTTCTTCAGCAAGAATGATTAG
- the fabX gene encoding decanoate oxidase/trans-2-decenoyl-[acyl-carrier protein] isomerase FabX: MVSTLKPLKIGKHTIKFPIFQGGMGVGISWDELAGNVAKEGALGVISAVGTGYYKNMRFVERIVAKKPFEALNFYSKKALNEIFANARKICGNNPLGANILYAINDYGRVLRDSCEAGANIIITGAGLPTNMPEFAKDFSDVALIPIISSAKALKILCKRWSDRYKRIPDAFIVEGPLSGGHQGFKYEDCFKEEFRLENLVPKVVEASKEWGNIPIIAAGGIWDRKDIDTMLSLGASGVQMATRFLGTKECDAKAYADLLPTLKKEDILLIKSPVGYPARAINTGVIKRIEEGNAPKIACVSNCVAPCNRGEEAKKVGYCIADGLGRSYLGNREEGLYFTGANGYRVDKIISVHELIKELTEG, encoded by the coding sequence ATGGTATCAACACTCAAACCGCTAAAAATCGGTAAGCACACCATAAAATTCCCTATCTTTCAAGGGGGAATGGGTGTGGGGATTAGCTGGGATGAACTAGCTGGAAATGTTGCCAAAGAAGGGGCTTTAGGAGTGATTTCAGCCGTAGGGACTGGTTATTATAAAAACATGCGTTTTGTAGAAAGGATTGTGGCTAAAAAACCCTTTGAAGCTTTGAATTTTTACTCCAAAAAAGCGTTGAATGAAATTTTTGCAAACGCTAGAAAGATTTGCGGGAACAACCCTTTGGGGGCGAATATTTTATACGCTATCAATGACTATGGCCGTGTTTTAAGGGACTCTTGTGAGGCGGGGGCGAATATTATCATTACAGGGGCTGGTTTGCCCACTAACATGCCTGAATTCGCTAAGGATTTTAGCGATGTGGCGCTCATCCCTATTATTTCTTCAGCGAAGGCTTTAAAAATCCTTTGTAAAAGATGGAGCGATCGCTATAAAAGAATCCCGGACGCATTCATTGTGGAAGGGCCGTTGAGTGGGGGGCATCAGGGCTTTAAATACGAAGATTGTTTCAAAGAAGAATTCCGATTAGAAAACTTAGTGCCTAAAGTCGTGGAAGCTTCTAAAGAATGGGGGAATATCCCTATCATCGCAGCTGGGGGGATTTGGGACAGGAAAGATATAGACACCATGTTAAGCCTTGGAGCGAGTGGGGTGCAGATGGCGACTCGTTTTTTAGGCACGAAAGAATGCGACGCTAAAGCGTATGCCGATCTTTTGCCCACGCTCAAAAAAGAAGATATTTTACTCATTAAATCGCCTGTAGGTTATCCGGCTAGGGCTATTAATACGGGAGTGATCAAACGCATTGAAGAGGGTAATGCGCCCAAAATCGCATGCGTGAGCAATTGTGTAGCGCCTTGCAACAGAGGTGAAGAGGCTAAAAAGGTGGGCTATTGTATCGCTGATGGCTTGGGGCGCAGTTATTTAGGAAACAGAGAAGAGGGGCTTTATTTTACCGGGGCTAATGGCTATAGAGTGGATAAGATTATCAGCGTGCATGAATTGATTAAAGAGCTTACAGAGGGTTAA
- the tyrS gene encoding tyrosine--tRNA ligase, with the protein MEQKVSTALKEIKRGANEIIGLEYIEKLVRKYYETNERFIVKAGFDPTAPDLHLGHTVLIQKLALLQQYGARVKFLIGDFTAMIGDPTGKNETRKPLNREQVLENAKTYEEQIYKILDEKHTEVCFNSTWLDTLGAKGMIELCAKFSVARMLERDDFAKRYKENRPISIVEFLYPLLQGYDSVAMDADIELGGNDQKFNLLVGRFLQRAYGLNKEQSVITMPLLEGLDGVQKMSKSLGNYVGITEEPNAMFGKIMSVSDDLMWRYYTLLSAKTLEEIEDLKHGILNQTLHPKAVKEDLASEIVARYYNNDQAFKAKEQFSKVFSANLLPEILSESDFDEGVGILDVLKQIGFCPSTSQARRDIQGGGVKINQEVIKNESYRFVKGNYVIQLGKKRFMKLNIN; encoded by the coding sequence ATGGAACAAAAAGTCAGTACCGCCTTAAAAGAGATCAAAAGAGGCGCTAATGAAATCATTGGATTAGAATACATTGAAAAGTTAGTGAGAAAATATTATGAAACCAATGAACGCTTTATCGTTAAAGCTGGGTTTGATCCTACCGCTCCCGATTTGCATTTAGGGCATACGGTATTGATCCAAAAATTGGCTTTGTTGCAGCAATATGGGGCTAGGGTTAAGTTTTTGATTGGGGATTTTACCGCTATGATAGGCGATCCTACAGGGAAAAATGAAACGAGAAAACCCTTAAACCGGGAGCAAGTCTTAGAAAACGCTAAAACTTATGAAGAGCAGATCTATAAAATTTTAGATGAAAAACACACCGAAGTGTGCTTTAATTCCACTTGGTTGGATACTTTAGGCGCAAAGGGCATGATAGAATTGTGCGCGAAGTTTTCAGTCGCTAGAATGCTAGAAAGGGACGATTTTGCTAAACGCTATAAAGAAAACCGCCCCATTAGCATCGTGGAATTTTTATACCCTTTGTTGCAGGGCTATGATTCAGTGGCGATGGATGCGGATATTGAGCTTGGGGGCAATGATCAAAAGTTTAATTTGCTGGTGGGGCGCTTTTTGCAACGGGCTTACGGCTTGAATAAAGAGCAGTCTGTCATCACCATGCCTTTATTAGAGGGGCTTGATGGGGTGCAAAAAATGAGTAAAAGCTTGGGGAATTATGTGGGGATCACTGAAGAGCCTAACGCAATGTTTGGGAAGATCATGAGCGTGAGCGATGATCTCATGTGGCGCTATTACACCCTTTTGAGCGCTAAGACTTTAGAAGAAATTGAAGACTTAAAACATGGTATTTTAAATCAGACCTTGCACCCTAAAGCCGTTAAAGAAGATCTCGCTAGTGAAATCGTGGCTCGTTATTATAACAACGATCAAGCATTCAAGGCTAAAGAGCAATTTTCTAAAGTGTTTAGCGCAAACCTTTTGCCCGAAATTTTATCAGAGAGCGATTTTGATGAGGGGGTTGGGATTTTAGATGTTTTAAAACAGATTGGCTTTTGCCCATCCACTTCACAAGCCAGGCGCGATATTCAAGGAGGGGGTGTAAAGATTAATCAAGAAGTGATAAAAAATGAGAGTTATCGTTTTGTTAAAGGAAATTATGTTATACAGCTTGGTAAGAAAAGATTTATGAAATTAAATATTAACTAA
- a CDS encoding RelA/SpoT family protein: MNEIDKSVDIGFLRILDVIKKVTTPKGGIEILRTLIDFTPKIENALNLAAKSHKGQYRKSGEPYIVHPICVASLVAFCGGDEAMVCAALLHDVVEDTPCKIETIEQEFGQDVANLVDALTKITEIRKEELGVSSQDPRMVVSALTFRKILISAIQDPRALVVKISDRLHNMLTLDALPHDKQVRISKETLAVYAPIASRLGMSSIKNELEDKSFYYIYPEEYKNIKEYLHKNKQSLLLKLNAFASKLEKKLFDSGFSHSDFKLVTRVKRPYSIYLKMQRKGAVNIDEILDLLAIRILLKNPIDCYKVLGIIHLNFKPIVSRFKDYIALPKENGYKTIHTTIFDESSVYEVQIRTFDMHMGAEYGNSAHWKYKAGGVDHEDHHEGMRWLQNFKYHDSDLKNDPKEFYELAKNDLYREDIVVFSPHGDTYTLPVGAIALDFAYMVHSDLGDKATDAYINSKKALLNQELRSGDVVKIVKGDKIIPRFIWMDQLKTSKAKNHLRIQRRNRLKEIDTKSMINILATFFGRSVFEDVGLKDYKNFEEKLTDCGVEIALTEAMKSFENLAKLTEEIENKVFSLKEDAILEYQEMSLWTRGLRYLGFKTNVLNFLTPNRQWQCKELEHFSVCSSNALEIKQVLLNDCCYPKYGDEIIAIVTDLKDPKAVAHHKFCKKAIAEVDAKAPMVYIEWHKRDRTIYKMMFYLGEKKSVLASLLTFLNRNECNIVGVSYLGYKDKYSSHCEVSFEIATDKADWMRALINRKYQDRIVELSSLDDAYES, translated from the coding sequence ATGAACGAAATTGATAAATCCGTTGATATCGGATTCTTACGGATTTTGGATGTTATCAAAAAAGTTACGACCCCAAAGGGTGGCATTGAAATCTTAAGGACTTTAATTGATTTCACGCCCAAAATTGAAAACGCCCTGAATTTAGCGGCCAAAAGCCATAAGGGGCAATACCGAAAAAGCGGCGAGCCTTATATCGTCCATCCTATTTGCGTGGCAAGCTTGGTAGCGTTTTGTGGGGGCGATGAGGCGATGGTGTGCGCTGCACTTTTGCATGATGTGGTAGAAGACACGCCTTGTAAGATTGAAACGATTGAGCAAGAATTTGGGCAAGATGTGGCCAATTTAGTGGATGCGCTCACCAAAATCACTGAAATCAGGAAAGAAGAATTAGGAGTGAGCTCTCAAGATCCCAGAATGGTGGTTTCAGCCCTCACTTTCAGAAAGATCCTTATTAGCGCGATACAAGATCCAAGAGCCTTAGTGGTAAAGATTAGCGACAGGTTGCACAACATGCTCACCTTAGACGCTTTGCCCCATGACAAGCAGGTGCGTATTTCTAAAGAAACTCTAGCGGTGTATGCCCCTATAGCGAGCCGATTGGGCATGTCTTCAATCAAAAATGAATTAGAAGACAAGAGCTTTTATTATATTTATCCAGAAGAGTATAAAAATATCAAGGAATATTTGCACAAAAACAAGCAGTCTTTGCTCTTAAAACTCAACGCTTTTGCGAGCAAGTTAGAAAAAAAACTTTTTGATAGCGGGTTTAGCCATTCGGATTTTAAACTCGTTACAAGGGTGAAACGCCCCTATTCTATCTATCTTAAGATGCAACGAAAGGGCGCGGTTAATATTGATGAAATTTTGGACTTGTTAGCCATTAGGATTTTATTGAAAAACCCGATTGATTGCTATAAAGTTTTAGGGATTATCCATTTGAATTTCAAACCCATTGTTTCTCGTTTTAAAGATTACATCGCTTTACCGAAAGAAAATGGCTACAAGACGATACACACGACCATTTTTGATGAATCTTCTGTTTATGAAGTGCAGATCCGCACCTTTGATATGCATATGGGGGCGGAGTATGGTAATTCAGCCCACTGGAAGTATAAAGCCGGGGGCGTGGATCATGAAGATCACCATGAGGGCATGAGGTGGTTGCAAAATTTTAAATACCATGACAGCGATTTGAAAAACGACCCTAAAGAATTTTACGAACTCGCTAAGAACGATTTGTATCGTGAAGATATTGTCGTTTTTTCGCCTCATGGGGACACTTATACCTTACCGGTAGGAGCGATTGCTTTAGATTTTGCTTACATGGTGCATAGCGATTTGGGCGATAAAGCCACGGACGCTTATATCAATAGTAAAAAAGCCTTACTCAATCAGGAATTAAGAAGCGGGGATGTGGTTAAAATCGTTAAAGGCGATAAAATAATACCTCGTTTCATTTGGATGGATCAGCTTAAAACTTCTAAGGCTAAAAACCATTTGCGCATCCAAAGAAGAAACCGCTTGAAAGAAATTGACACTAAAAGCATGATTAATATTTTAGCGACTTTTTTTGGGCGCTCTGTTTTTGAAGATGTGGGTTTAAAAGATTATAAAAACTTTGAAGAAAAATTAACAGATTGTGGGGTGGAGATTGCCTTAACAGAAGCGATGAAAAGCTTTGAGAATTTAGCCAAACTCACTGAAGAGATTGAAAATAAGGTGTTTTCTTTAAAAGAAGACGCGATTTTAGAATACCAAGAGATGAGTTTATGGACTCGAGGTTTGAGGTATTTGGGTTTTAAAACCAATGTTTTGAATTTTTTAACCCCAAACCGGCAATGGCAGTGCAAGGAATTGGAGCATTTTAGCGTTTGTTCAAGTAACGCTTTAGAAATCAAACAGGTGTTATTGAATGATTGTTGTTATCCTAAATACGGCGATGAAATCATTGCGATCGTAACGGATTTGAAAGATCCAAAGGCGGTTGCACACCATAAATTTTGCAAAAAAGCGATAGCGGAAGTGGATGCTAAGGCGCCTATGGTTTATATAGAATGGCACAAGCGGGATCGAACGATTTATAAAATGATGTTTTATTTAGGAGAGAAAAAGTCGGTTTTAGCGAGTTTATTGACTTTTTTAAACAGGAATGAATGCAATATTGTGGGCGTGTCTTACTTAGGCTATAAGGACAAATATTCTAGCCATTGCGAAGTGAGTTTTGAAATAGCCACGGATAAGGCGGATTGGATGAGGGCTTTAATCAATCGCAAATATCAGGATAGGATTGTAGAATTATCCAGTCTGGATGACGCTTATGAGTCATAA
- a CDS encoding DNA-directed RNA polymerase subunit omega, whose amino-acid sequence MKKERTESLVAQALKNIGNDRYMLDNLVFARVKQLNAGAKTLVNMDPKRHKLVDIAIREIAEGKIDIDRIDERN is encoded by the coding sequence TTGAAAAAAGAGAGAACAGAGAGTTTAGTCGCTCAAGCTTTAAAAAATATTGGGAACGACCGCTACATGCTAGATAATTTAGTTTTCGCTCGGGTGAAGCAATTAAACGCCGGAGCCAAAACTTTAGTGAATATGGATCCTAAGCGTCATAAATTAGTGGATATTGCCATTAGAGAAATCGCTGAAGGGAAAATTGATATAGACAGGATAGATGAACGAAATTGA
- the pyrH gene encoding UMP kinase encodes MQAKIKNKRVLVKFSGEALAGDNQFGIDIHVLDHIAKEIKSLVENDIEVGIVIGGGNIIRGVSAAQGGIIRRTSGDYMGMLATVINAVAMQEALEHIGLDTRVQSAIEIKEICESYIYRKAIRHLEKGRVVIFGAGTGNPFFTTDTAATLRAIEIGSDLIIKATKVDGIYDKDPNKFKDAKKLDTLSYNDALIGDIEVMDDTAISLAKDNKLPIVVCNMFKKGNLLQVIKHQQGVFSMVK; translated from the coding sequence ATGCAAGCAAAGATAAAAAACAAGCGGGTTTTGGTGAAATTTTCTGGGGAAGCGTTGGCTGGGGACAACCAGTTTGGGATTGACATTCATGTGTTAGATCACATCGCTAAAGAGATCAAAAGCTTAGTGGAAAACGATATTGAAGTGGGTATTGTGATTGGTGGAGGCAATATCATTAGGGGGGTTAGCGCGGCTCAAGGGGGGATTATTAGGCGCACCAGTGGGGATTATATGGGCATGTTAGCCACCGTGATTAATGCGGTAGCCATGCAAGAAGCTTTAGAGCATATCGGTTTAGACACAAGAGTGCAGAGCGCGATTGAAATCAAAGAAATTTGTGAAAGTTATATTTACAGGAAAGCGATCAGGCATTTAGAAAAGGGTAGGGTGGTGATTTTTGGCGCTGGTACGGGAAACCCGTTTTTCACCACCGATACGGCTGCCACTTTAAGAGCGATTGAAATTGGATCGGATCTGATCATTAAAGCGACTAAAGTGGATGGCATCTATGATAAAGACCCTAACAAATTCAAAGACGCTAAAAAATTGGACACTTTAAGTTATAACGATGCCTTGATAGGGGATATTGAAGTGATGGATGATACCGCTATTTCTTTAGCTAAAGACAATAAACTCCCCATTGTGGTGTGTAACATGTTCAAAAAAGGGAATTTGTTGCAAGTGATTAAGCACCAACAAGGCGTATTTTCTATGGTAAAATAA
- a CDS encoding MqnA/MqnD/SBP family protein, with translation MRFGKIDYLNMLPFDVFIKSYPTPCYFKQFLRLKKTYPSKLNKSFLFRRIDAGFISSIAGYSFALCSYSLGIVAYKEVLSVLVVNRENAFDKESASSNALSQALGLKGEVLIGNKALQFYYSNPKKDFIDLAALWYEKKRLPFVFGRLCYHKNKDFYKRLSLAFKHQKTKIPYYILKEAALKTNLKRQDILNYLQKIYYTLGKKEQSGLKAFYRELLFKRIQKPKRF, from the coding sequence GTGCGTTTTGGTAAAATTGATTATTTGAACATGCTCCCTTTTGATGTGTTTATCAAATCCTACCCCACCCCTTGTTATTTCAAACAATTTTTACGGCTTAAAAAAACCTACCCTTCCAAACTCAATAAGAGTTTTTTATTCAGGCGTATTGATGCGGGGTTTATTTCTTCTATCGCAGGCTATTCATTCGCTCTTTGTTCTTATTCTCTAGGCATTGTCGCTTATAAGGAAGTTTTAAGCGTGTTGGTTGTAAATAGAGAAAACGCTTTTGATAAAGAAAGCGCTTCTTCAAACGCCCTCTCTCAAGCGCTAGGGTTAAAGGGCGAAGTTTTAATCGGCAATAAAGCGTTGCAATTTTATTATTCCAACCCTAAAAAAGATTTTATAGATTTAGCCGCTCTGTGGTATGAAAAAAAACGCTTGCCGTTTGTTTTTGGGCGTTTGTGTTACCATAAAAACAAGGATTTTTACAAGCGCTTGTCTTTAGCTTTCAAACATCAAAAAACAAAAATCCCTTACTACATCCTTAAAGAAGCCGCTTTAAAAACCAACCTAAAACGCCAAGACATTCTAAATTACTTGCAAAAAATTTACTACACTTTAGGCAAAAAGGAACAATCAGGCCTTAAAGCGTTCTATCGTGAATTGTTATTCAAACGCATCCAAAAACCCAAGCGGTTTTAG
- the acnB gene encoding bifunctional aconitate hydratase 2/2-methylisocitrate dehydratase, which yields MKDFLEDYKKSVSERESEGIPPLPLSAKQVQAVVEILMKDPTNAAFAKELLIHRVSPGVDEGAKVKAEFLAKLSQKKLECAHISALEATTLLGTMLGGYNVEPLIVGLESQDKNIAKESAKALKTTLLVYGSFDKIAAMSKTNALAKEVLESWANAEWFLNKEPLNECIEACVFKIDGETNTDDLSPASDAFTRSDIPLHAKAMLKNRIENYEQRIKAIKTKGVPVAYVGDVVGTGSSRKSATNSIMWHFGKDIPFVPNKRSGGIVIGGVIAPIFFATCEDSGALPIVADVKDLKEGDRIKIYPYKGEITLNDKVVSTFKLEPETLLDEVRASGRIPLIIGRGLTNKARKFLGLGESEAFKKPAAPKSDAKGYTLAQKIVGHACGVKGILPGAYCEPKVTTVGSQDTTGAMTRDEVKELASLKFDAPFVLQSFCHTAAYPKPSDVSLHASLPSFITQRGGVALHPGDGVIHTWLNRMGLPDTLGTGGDSHTRFPLGISFPAGSGLVAFAAVTGTMPLNMPESVLVRFKGEMNPGITLRDLVNAIPYYAIKKGLLTVEKKGKINVFNGRILEIEGLPDIKMEQAFELSDASAERSAAACVVRLNKEPMIEYLKSNIKLIDEMIASGYEDKETLKKRRDAMQAWVDNPVLLEPDSNAQYAAVIEIDVAEITEPILACPNDPDDVATLSEVLADTTGKRPHAIDEVFIGSCMTNIGHFRAFGEIVKNAPPSQARLWVVPPSKMDEQELINEGYYAIFGAAGARTEVPGCSLCMGNQARVRDNAVVFSTSTRNFDNRMGRGAKVYLGSAELGAACALLGRIPTKEEYMNLVSEKLESQKDKIYRYMNFNLMENFRL from the coding sequence ATGAAAGATTTTTTAGAAGATTACAAAAAAAGCGTTTCAGAGAGAGAAAGTGAGGGTATCCCGCCACTCCCCTTAAGCGCTAAACAAGTTCAAGCCGTCGTTGAGATTTTAATGAAAGATCCCACAAACGCCGCTTTCGCTAAAGAATTACTCATTCACAGAGTAAGCCCTGGGGTTGATGAGGGGGCGAAAGTGAAAGCGGAATTTTTAGCTAAATTGTCTCAAAAAAAACTAGAATGTGCGCACATTAGCGCTTTAGAAGCGACCACCCTTTTAGGCACGATGCTTGGGGGGTATAATGTAGAGCCTTTGATTGTGGGCTTAGAAAGTCAAGATAAAAACATCGCTAAAGAGAGCGCGAAAGCGTTAAAAACCACTCTTTTAGTCTATGGATCGTTTGATAAAATCGCTGCAATGAGCAAAACTAACGCTTTGGCTAAAGAGGTGCTAGAGTCTTGGGCGAATGCCGAATGGTTTTTGAATAAAGAGCCTTTGAATGAATGCATTGAAGCGTGTGTGTTTAAGATTGATGGCGAAACCAATACCGATGATTTAAGCCCAGCAAGCGATGCTTTCACACGAAGCGATATTCCTTTACACGCCAAAGCCATGCTAAAAAACAGGATTGAAAATTACGAACAACGCATAAAAGCCATTAAAACTAAAGGCGTTCCTGTGGCGTATGTGGGCGATGTGGTTGGCACAGGAAGCTCTAGAAAAAGCGCGACAAACTCTATCATGTGGCATTTTGGTAAGGACATTCCTTTTGTGCCTAATAAAAGGAGTGGAGGCATCGTGATTGGGGGGGTGATCGCTCCGATTTTCTTTGCGACTTGTGAAGATAGCGGGGCGTTACCCATTGTGGCTGATGTTAAGGATCTAAAAGAGGGCGATAGGATTAAAATCTATCCTTATAAAGGCGAAATCACGCTGAACGATAAGGTGGTTAGCACTTTTAAATTAGAGCCTGAAACTTTGTTAGATGAAGTTAGGGCTTCTGGGCGTATCCCTTTAATCATTGGTAGGGGTTTGACTAATAAGGCGCGTAAATTTTTAGGGCTAGGCGAATCGGAAGCGTTCAAAAAACCAGCCGCTCCTAAAAGCGACGCTAAAGGCTACACTTTAGCCCAAAAAATTGTAGGCCATGCTTGCGGGGTAAAAGGGATCTTACCTGGTGCTTATTGTGAGCCAAAGGTTACCACTGTAGGCAGTCAAGACACCACAGGGGCGATGACTAGAGATGAGGTTAAAGAATTAGCGAGTTTGAAATTTGATGCGCCTTTTGTGTTGCAGAGTTTTTGCCATACCGCCGCTTACCCAAAACCTAGCGATGTGAGTTTGCATGCGAGTTTGCCTAGCTTTATCACTCAAAGAGGCGGTGTGGCGTTGCATCCGGGCGATGGCGTGATCCATACATGGCTGAATCGCATGGGATTGCCTGACACTTTAGGCACAGGGGGGGATAGCCACACTCGTTTCCCTTTAGGCATTAGTTTCCCAGCAGGGAGCGGGTTAGTCGCTTTTGCGGCGGTTACAGGAACGATGCCATTAAACATGCCAGAATCGGTGTTAGTGCGTTTTAAAGGGGAAATGAATCCTGGGATCACCTTAAGGGATTTAGTGAATGCGATCCCTTATTATGCCATTAAAAAAGGGTTACTCACGGTGGAGAAAAAGGGTAAAATCAATGTCTTTAATGGGCGTATTTTAGAGATTGAAGGCTTGCCTGATATTAAAATGGAGCAGGCTTTTGAACTAAGCGATGCGAGCGCAGAAAGGAGCGCAGCTGCTTGCGTGGTGCGTTTGAATAAAGAGCCGATGATTGAATACCTAAAATCCAATATCAAGCTCATTGATGAGATGATTGCAAGCGGTTATGAAGACAAAGAGACTTTGAAAAAACGCAGAGATGCGATGCAAGCTTGGGTGGATAATCCGGTATTGTTAGAGCCAGATAGTAACGCTCAATACGCCGCTGTCATTGAAATTGATGTGGCAGAAATCACGGAGCCTATTTTGGCTTGCCCTAATGACCCCGATGATGTCGCTACTTTGAGCGAAGTTTTAGCGGATACGACCGGCAAAAGACCGCACGCTATTGATGAAGTGTTTATTGGTTCTTGCATGACGAATATCGGGCATTTTAGAGCCTTTGGTGAAATCGTTAAAAACGCTCCTCCCAGTCAAGCGCGCCTTTGGGTAGTGCCACCCAGTAAAATGGACGAACAAGAGCTGATTAATGAGGGCTATTATGCGATTTTTGGGGCTGCCGGGGCAAGGACTGAAGTCCCAGGCTGTAGCTTGTGCATGGGCAATCAAGCGAGGGTTAGGGATAATGCGGTCGTTTTTTCTACTTCCACGCGCAATTTTGATAATCGTATGGGCAGAGGGGCTAAAGTGTATTTAGGCAGCGCGGAGCTTGGGGCGGCGTGTGCTTTACTAGGGAGAATCCCCACTAAAGAAGAATACATGAATTTAGTGAGCGAAAAACTAGAGAGCCAAAAAGACAAGATCTATCGCTACATGAATTTTAATTTAATGGAGAATTTCAGGCTCTAG